One window of the Methanocaldococcus vulcanius M7 genome contains the following:
- a CDS encoding DNA topoisomerase VI subunit B, protein MGDELFKEFKEHSVAEFFRKNKHMLGYSGKIRSLTTIIHELVTNSLDACEEAGILPDIKVEIEKLGADHYKVAVEDNGPGIPLEFIPKVFGKMLAGSKMHRFIQSRGQQGIGAAGVLLFSQITTGKPLRIITSTGDGKIYEVEVKMNVEKNEGEIVSTKVRDGIWRGTRVEGEFKEVSYNRGEFGPFEYLRRISLATPHAKIILKDPQGEVVFDRVVDELPKKPEEMKPHPYGLTTDELLYIARKTKSKKVSSMLVSELSRVTTKRVKELSTYLLRDIILKKFKDSVFWNMVVSCYLSMDIEKYLEKFKDYISDDEVETVRNLIKNLPESLEDLKRYALKYITMEYLFNKLSEEEINKLKNHFKKIPENFLEWAEKNYLSATVVDELNRKVREIVKNPEEFIEEIKNKGLISEEELKKFKEEVKKILSKNPKELTWDEAEAIVNCLQSMEFMAPPTTGLRPIGAENIEKSLKELLHPDFVKAITRNPKTYKGGIPFAVEVAIAYGGDAGRQGDEGRKMEIMRFANHVPLLYDTSACGLTKAVKSINWRRYGLRGEDAPITVFVNLISTFIPYTSAGKQAVACSENENEEIYNEIRHALMICGRELEKYLSKIRREAEEEKKKKYVMKYAKIFAEALANILNKPVSEIEEKVVKLLE, encoded by the coding sequence ATGGGAGATGAATTATTTAAAGAGTTTAAAGAGCATTCTGTTGCTGAATTTTTTAGAAAGAACAAACACATGCTCGGATACAGTGGAAAAATTAGAAGTTTAACAACAATAATACATGAATTAGTAACTAACAGTTTAGATGCGTGTGAAGAAGCGGGAATTTTGCCAGATATAAAAGTAGAGATTGAGAAATTGGGAGCGGATCACTACAAAGTAGCAGTTGAAGATAACGGGCCAGGAATCCCATTAGAATTTATCCCCAAGGTTTTTGGAAAGATGCTTGCAGGATCTAAGATGCACAGATTTATACAATCAAGAGGACAACAAGGAATAGGGGCTGCGGGTGTTTTGTTATTCTCTCAAATAACTACGGGAAAGCCGTTAAGAATAATTACATCCACGGGAGATGGAAAGATCTATGAAGTTGAAGTAAAGATGAACGTAGAAAAAAACGAGGGAGAGATTGTTTCTACAAAAGTTAGAGATGGGATATGGAGAGGAACAAGAGTTGAAGGGGAATTTAAAGAAGTTAGCTACAATAGAGGAGAATTTGGGCCTTTTGAATATCTAAGAAGAATAAGTTTAGCCACTCCTCACGCGAAGATCATCTTAAAGGATCCACAGGGAGAAGTTGTATTTGATAGAGTTGTTGATGAGCTTCCAAAAAAGCCAGAGGAGATGAAACCACACCCTTATGGGCTAACAACTGATGAACTTTTATATATTGCAAGAAAGACGAAATCAAAAAAGGTTTCATCAATGCTCGTCTCTGAACTTTCGAGAGTTACCACAAAAAGAGTAAAAGAACTCTCAACGTATCTGTTAAGAGACATAATATTAAAGAAATTTAAAGATAGTGTATTTTGGAATATGGTTGTCTCTTGTTATTTGAGTATGGATATTGAAAAATATTTAGAGAAGTTTAAGGATTATATTAGCGATGATGAAGTAGAGACAGTAAGAAATTTGATCAAAAATCTACCTGAAAGTTTGGAGGACTTAAAAAGATATGCTTTGAAATATATAACAATGGAGTATTTATTTAACAAATTAAGTGAAGAAGAGATAAATAAACTAAAAAATCATTTTAAAAAGATACCAGAAAACTTCTTAGAGTGGGCTGAGAAGAACTACTTATCAGCAACTGTTGTCGATGAACTGAATAGAAAAGTTAGAGAGATTGTAAAAAATCCGGAAGAGTTTATTGAAGAGATAAAAAATAAAGGATTAATTTCTGAAGAGGAGTTAAAAAAATTTAAAGAAGAAGTTAAAAAGATCCTCAGCAAAAATCCAAAAGAGTTAACATGGGATGAAGCAGAGGCAATAGTAAACTGTTTACAAAGTATGGAGTTCATGGCACCACCAACAACAGGATTGAGACCAATTGGAGCTGAGAATATAGAAAAGTCATTAAAAGAACTCTTACATCCTGACTTTGTTAAAGCGATTACGAGAAATCCAAAAACATATAAGGGAGGAATCCCTTTTGCTGTTGAAGTTGCAATAGCATACGGAGGAGACGCAGGAAGACAGGGAGATGAAGGTAGAAAGATGGAGATTATGAGATTCGCCAACCATGTTCCTCTACTCTATGACACTTCTGCGTGTGGTTTAACTAAGGCAGTGAAGAGTATAAATTGGAGAAGATATGGATTGAGAGGAGAAGATGCCCCAATAACCGTTTTTGTTAACTTAATCTCTACCTTTATCCCTTACACCTCTGCAGGAAAACAGGCAGTTGCTTGCAGTGAAAATGAAAACGAGGAAATTTATAACGAAATAAGACATGCATTGATGATCTGCGGTAGGGAATTAGAAAAATACTTATCAAAAATTAGAAGAGAGGCAGAAGAAGAGAAAAAGAAAAAGTATGTGATGAAATATGCCAAAATATTTGCCGAAGCACTTGCGAACATTTTAAACAAGCCCGTAAGTGAGATAGAAGAGAAAGTGGTTAAACTATTAGAATAA
- the hisC gene encoding histidinol-phosphate transaminase, with protein sequence MLTDKVRNAVKKLKPYVPGKSKEEIARSYGVDPKHIIKLGSNENPWGASPKIKDEIIKELDKLHQYPEPINPKLMEELSKFLNVGEENIIVGGDGADEVIDVIFKTFVDRGDEVVIPIPTFTQYRVSASIYDAKIVWARYDKENEFKLDVDSVLNNISNRTKVVFLCSPNNPTGNIIDNKDIEKIIKETDALVVVDHAYIEYSQRKYDWTEKAPKFDNVIVLRTFSKVFGLAGMRVGYGVANEEIINYLMRVKPIFSLTRLSQVCAITALRDRDFFEKCVKEGIKSREMLYNGLKKFKDIKVYPSEANYLLVELKTMKSREFCEELLKRGVIVRDCSSFDGLGDNYVRISIGTFEEIKRFLNILKEIIS encoded by the coding sequence ATGTTAACAGATAAAGTTAGAAATGCCGTTAAAAAATTAAAACCCTATGTCCCAGGAAAATCAAAAGAAGAAATCGCCAGATCCTATGGGGTAGATCCAAAACATATAATAAAACTTGGATCCAATGAAAACCCATGGGGAGCTTCTCCAAAAATAAAAGATGAGATAATAAAAGAATTAGATAAACTCCATCAATATCCTGAACCAATAAATCCCAAACTTATGGAAGAGTTAAGTAAATTTTTAAATGTTGGAGAGGAAAATATAATAGTTGGAGGAGATGGTGCTGATGAAGTTATAGATGTAATTTTCAAAACATTTGTAGATAGAGGGGATGAAGTAGTTATTCCAATTCCTACGTTTACACAGTATAGGGTCTCTGCATCGATATATGATGCTAAAATAGTATGGGCAAGATATGACAAAGAAAACGAATTTAAACTCGATGTGGATAGTGTTTTAAACAACATCTCAAATAGAACCAAAGTAGTTTTTCTTTGCTCTCCAAACAACCCAACAGGAAATATCATAGACAACAAAGATATTGAAAAAATAATAAAAGAAACTGATGCATTAGTGGTTGTGGATCACGCATATATAGAATACTCTCAAAGGAAATATGATTGGACAGAAAAAGCCCCAAAATTTGACAATGTTATTGTGTTAAGAACTTTTTCCAAAGTTTTTGGATTGGCGGGAATGAGAGTAGGTTATGGTGTAGCGAATGAAGAGATAATAAACTACTTGATGAGAGTTAAGCCCATATTCAGCTTAACAAGATTAAGTCAAGTTTGTGCTATAACTGCCCTAAGAGATAGGGACTTTTTTGAAAAATGTGTAAAAGAGGGAATAAAGAGTAGAGAAATGCTATATAATGGATTAAAAAAATTTAAAGACATAAAAGTGTATCCATCAGAAGCAAACTATCTGTTGGTTGAATTAAAAACAATGAAATCAAGAGAATTTTGTGAAGAACTCTTAAAAAGAGGAGTTATTGTTAGGGACTGCTCATCCTTTGATGGTTTAGGAGATAATTATGTTAGGATTTCGATAGGCACATTCGAAGAGATAAAAAGATTTTTAAATATATTAAAAGAGATAATATCATAA
- a CDS encoding tRNA uridine(34) 5-carboxymethylaminomethyl modification radical SAM/GNAT enzyme Elp3 encodes MDEKTKLMRCIIEKILDEHKKGKTLDKKRIEQIKAECLRLHRIGIGHPSNSEILQYATEEEKKILIPILRKKPVRTISGVAVVAVMTSPEKCPHGKCIFCPGGVKSVFGDVPQSYTGREPATMRGLMFNFDPYLQTKARIEQLEKVGHPTNKIELIIMGGTFPARDIVYQDWFIKRCLDAMNEIDSSSLEEAQKINETAEHRCVALCIETRPDCCGKEEINQMLKLGTTRVELGAQTIYNEILELCKRGHTVEDTIKATQLLKDSGLKVSYHLMPGMPGSDRDMDKKMFKEIFNNPDFKPDMVKIYPCLVIEGTELYELWKEGLYKPYREEEAIEIISYAKSIMPKWVRTSRIQRDIPATVIVDGVKKSNLGELVYKYMEKKGIKCRCIRCREVGHVMYKKGIMPDIEHIKLCREEYEASGGTEIFLSYEDVKNDILIAFLRLRDPYKPFRKEIDDNTMLVRQLHVCGQEKPLTKDLKEITWQHKGYGRKLLEEAERIAKEEFGKKKILITSGIGVRNYYRKLGYEKIGVYMGKTL; translated from the coding sequence ATGGATGAAAAAACCAAACTAATGAGATGCATTATTGAAAAAATTTTAGATGAACATAAAAAAGGGAAAACACTTGATAAAAAGAGAATTGAACAAATTAAAGCAGAGTGTTTGCGACTTCATAGAATTGGTATAGGGCATCCTTCAAACTCTGAAATTTTGCAGTATGCAACAGAAGAAGAAAAAAAGATATTAATTCCAATATTAAGAAAAAAGCCAGTTAGAACTATATCTGGCGTAGCTGTTGTTGCTGTTATGACATCCCCAGAAAAATGCCCTCATGGAAAATGTATATTCTGCCCCGGAGGAGTTAAAAGCGTATTTGGAGATGTGCCACAAAGCTACACTGGAAGAGAGCCAGCTACAATGAGGGGCTTAATGTTCAACTTCGATCCATATCTACAAACAAAGGCAAGAATTGAGCAGTTGGAAAAGGTAGGGCATCCAACAAATAAAATCGAATTAATTATAATGGGAGGAACGTTTCCAGCAAGAGATATCGTCTATCAGGACTGGTTTATCAAGAGATGCTTAGATGCTATGAATGAAATTGATTCAAGTAGTTTAGAGGAAGCACAAAAAATTAATGAAACAGCAGAACATAGATGTGTTGCCCTCTGCATAGAAACAAGACCTGACTGCTGTGGAAAGGAAGAGATAAATCAGATGTTGAAATTAGGAACTACAAGAGTTGAGTTAGGGGCTCAAACCATATACAACGAGATCTTAGAGTTATGTAAAAGAGGACATACAGTTGAAGATACAATAAAAGCAACCCAATTATTAAAAGATAGTGGTTTAAAGGTATCTTATCATTTAATGCCTGGAATGCCTGGCTCAGATAGGGATATGGATAAAAAGATGTTTAAAGAAATATTCAACAACCCAGATTTCAAGCCGGATATGGTTAAAATCTATCCATGCTTAGTTATTGAAGGAACTGAACTTTATGAGTTGTGGAAGGAAGGGCTTTACAAACCATACAGAGAGGAAGAGGCAATAGAGATAATTAGTTATGCAAAATCAATAATGCCGAAATGGGTTAGAACTTCAAGAATTCAGAGAGATATTCCTGCAACGGTTATAGTTGATGGAGTTAAGAAGAGTAATTTGGGAGAGTTGGTTTATAAATATATGGAAAAGAAGGGGATCAAGTGTAGATGTATAAGGTGTAGAGAAGTTGGGCATGTTATGTATAAAAAAGGAATAATGCCAGATATTGAGCATATAAAACTATGCAGGGAGGAGTATGAAGCAAGTGGTGGGACTGAGATATTTTTATCATACGAAGATGTAAAGAATGATATTTTAATTGCATTTTTAAGATTGAGAGATCCATATAAACCATTTAGGAAAGAGATTGATGATAATACGATGTTAGTTAGGCAATTACATGTTTGCGGACAAGAAAAACCATTAACTAAGGATTTAAAGGAAATAACTTGGCAACATAAGGGATATGGAAGAAAACTTTTAGAAGAGGCAGAGAGAATAGCAAAGGAGGAATTTGGAAAGAAAAAAATATTAATTACCAGTGGAATAGGGGTAAGAAATTACTATCGAAAGTTAGGTTATGAAAAAATTGGAGTTTATATGGGAAAAACTCTTTAA
- a CDS encoding 2-isopropylmalate synthase, which translates to MIIYKEENEIIKNSLKGIKLPERVYIFDTTLRDGEQTPGVSLTPEEKIEIAIKLDDLGVDVIEAGFPVSSLGEQEAIKKICSLNLDAEICGLARAVKKDIDVAIDCGVDRIHTFIATSPLHRKYKLKKSKEEIINIAIDAIEYIKEHGIKVEFSAEDATRTEIDYLLEVYKKAVEAGADIINVPDTVGVMIPRAMYYLIRELKKEIKVPISVHCHNDFGLAVANSLSAIEAGAEQVHCTINGLGERGGNASLEEVVMSLMSIYGIKTNIKTQKLYEISQLVSKYTEIKVQPNKAIVGENAFAHESGIHAHGVLAHALTYEPIPPELVGQKRKIILGKHTGTHAIEAKLKELGIEVGKDISKEQFDEIVKRIKMLGDKGKRVTDRDVEAIVEDVVGKVDKKDRVVDLEQIAVMTGNRVIPTASVALKIEEDIKKSSAIGVGPVDAAVKAIQRAIGEKIKLKEYHINAITGGTDALAEVIVTLEGYGREITTKAASEDIVRASVEAVIDGINKILAKKEIK; encoded by the coding sequence ATGATCATCTACAAAGAAGAAAACGAGATCATTAAAAATTCTTTAAAAGGCATTAAACTTCCAGAGAGAGTTTATATCTTTGACACTACACTAAGAGACGGAGAACAAACACCGGGCGTTTCACTAACACCAGAAGAGAAGATAGAAATTGCAATAAAATTAGATGACTTAGGGGTTGATGTTATTGAAGCAGGTTTTCCTGTCTCTTCTTTAGGAGAACAAGAGGCAATTAAAAAGATCTGCTCACTAAACTTAGATGCAGAGATCTGTGGATTAGCAAGAGCGGTAAAAAAAGATATAGACGTAGCAATCGACTGCGGAGTAGATAGAATACACACCTTCATTGCAACATCTCCACTACACAGAAAATACAAATTAAAAAAATCAAAAGAAGAGATCATAAATATTGCAATTGATGCCATAGAATATATAAAAGAACATGGAATTAAAGTTGAGTTTTCAGCAGAAGACGCTACAAGAACAGAGATTGACTACCTCTTAGAGGTTTATAAGAAAGCAGTTGAGGCAGGGGCTGATATAATAAACGTCCCCGATACTGTGGGGGTTATGATTCCAAGAGCAATGTACTATCTCATAAGAGAATTAAAAAAAGAAATAAAAGTGCCAATATCTGTTCACTGCCATAACGATTTTGGATTGGCAGTAGCGAACTCCCTGTCCGCAATAGAAGCAGGAGCAGAGCAAGTTCACTGCACAATAAACGGGCTTGGAGAGAGAGGAGGAAACGCTTCACTTGAAGAAGTAGTTATGAGTTTAATGTCAATCTATGGGATAAAAACAAATATAAAAACTCAGAAATTGTATGAAATATCTCAACTTGTTTCTAAATACACAGAAATAAAAGTTCAACCAAATAAAGCGATTGTAGGGGAAAATGCATTTGCTCATGAAAGTGGAATCCACGCTCACGGTGTTTTGGCTCATGCATTAACCTACGAACCAATACCTCCTGAACTTGTGGGGCAAAAAAGAAAAATTATCCTTGGAAAACATACAGGAACCCATGCCATTGAGGCAAAATTAAAAGAGTTAGGGATAGAAGTTGGAAAAGACATAAGCAAAGAGCAATTTGATGAGATTGTAAAAAGAATAAAAATGCTTGGAGACAAAGGTAAGAGGGTTACAGATAGGGATGTTGAGGCAATAGTTGAAGATGTCGTTGGAAAAGTTGATAAAAAGGATAGAGTAGTTGATTTAGAACAAATAGCTGTTATGACAGGAAATAGAGTAATACCTACTGCCTCAGTTGCTTTAAAAATTGAAGAAGATATAAAAAAGAGCTCAGCGATAGGAGTTGGCCCAGTAGATGCAGCAGTAAAAGCAATACAGAGAGCGATTGGAGAAAAGATCAAATTAAAAGAATACCATATAAACGCCATAACCGGAGGAACTGATGCGTTAGCAGAGGTTATCGTAACGTTAGAGGGTTATGGAAGAGAAATTACTACAAAAGCAGCAAGTGAAGATATAGTTAGAGCTTCTGTTGAGGCAGTTATAGATGGGATAAATAAAATACTCGCAAAAAAAGAGATAAAATAA
- the acsB gene encoding acetyl-CoA decarbonylase/synthase complex subunit alpha/beta, translating to MVVKNIINGAKIVLDLTKDTLEKEKEDLKLGYPGTNYNLPTIYGLLGKKIETVKDLKELINSLSVKEEETLENALDAGVITLICAEALEALKYAKSDKPYQDPYVGFIPDEILRGLGVPLVEGKIPAIFVVIGKVGDKEKLKKLIDDIKKRNILALLIGDIIKEMDEAGIGYGLDKLLVPVGDEITSAIHAANLAIRAPLIFGGIEPGKTEEIIEYLKNRVPAVVLALGELDDITLSAGAGCIKAGVPVITNNEVPVIKGALESSDIDNIVENALKMKGVEVKVVEFDIPVSVGPMNEGERIRGPDMYVELAGPKSYGFELVRVVDNADDEVKIIGKDIDEMEEGSRNPFAVIVRVSGENLEEDLEGVLERRVHEFFNYIEGVMHLNQRDQVWIRISKDAYQKGLRLKHIGEVIKQLFKEHFPIIEKCDVLLITDPEKIKEELEKAREIYKKRDEKTKSIREEDVDVFYGCIMCQSFAPTHVCVITPDRPSLCGSINYLDARAAAKIDPNGPIFEIKKGECLDEKLGVYSGVNEVVREKSQGSVEEMALHTALENPCTSCGCFEAIVFYIPEVDGFGVVHRHFRGETPFGLPFSSLAGQCSGGKQVPGFVGISISYMKSPKFLQGDGGWERIVWLPKELKERVKDAIPEGLFDKIATEEEVKTTDELIKFLKEKGHPVFKQEEEKEEEKEEEKSAKVEKRSVDEEDSFEVGELIAKLAKDGGVQIIMKNVKITINLNMRR from the coding sequence ATGGTTGTGAAAAACATAATAAATGGAGCAAAAATCGTCTTAGACCTAACAAAAGACACATTAGAAAAAGAGAAAGAGGACTTAAAATTAGGTTATCCAGGAACAAACTACAACCTACCAACAATCTACGGTTTATTAGGTAAAAAAATAGAGACAGTAAAAGACCTAAAAGAGTTGATAAACTCTCTAAGCGTAAAAGAAGAAGAAACATTAGAAAACGCGTTAGATGCAGGAGTTATCACACTAATATGTGCAGAAGCACTCGAAGCATTAAAGTATGCAAAAAGCGACAAACCCTATCAAGACCCATACGTTGGGTTCATTCCAGATGAGATATTAAGAGGATTAGGGGTTCCACTGGTAGAAGGAAAAATCCCTGCCATATTTGTAGTTATAGGAAAAGTTGGAGACAAAGAGAAATTAAAAAAACTTATAGACGATATAAAGAAGAGAAACATACTCGCTCTCTTAATTGGAGACATAATAAAAGAAATGGACGAAGCAGGAATAGGGTATGGATTAGATAAACTTCTTGTTCCAGTTGGAGATGAGATAACATCTGCAATACACGCAGCAAACTTGGCCATAAGAGCCCCGCTAATATTCGGAGGAATTGAACCCGGAAAAACAGAAGAGATTATTGAATATTTAAAAAATAGAGTTCCAGCAGTGGTATTAGCATTAGGAGAACTCGACGATATAACACTATCAGCAGGAGCGGGCTGTATAAAAGCGGGAGTTCCAGTAATAACAAACAACGAAGTTCCAGTAATAAAAGGAGCGTTAGAAAGCTCAGATATTGACAACATCGTAGAAAACGCTCTAAAAATGAAAGGTGTTGAAGTTAAAGTAGTTGAATTTGATATTCCTGTTTCTGTTGGGCCGATGAATGAGGGTGAGAGGATTAGGGGGCCTGATATGTATGTTGAGTTAGCGGGTCCGAAGAGTTATGGGTTTGAGTTGGTTAGGGTTGTTGATAATGCTGATGATGAGGTTAAGATTATTGGGAAGGATATTGATGAGATGGAGGAGGGTAGTAGAAATCCGTTTGCAGTTATTGTGAGAGTTAGTGGAGAGAACTTGGAAGAGGACTTAGAGGGTGTTTTAGAAAGGAGAGTTCATGAATTCTTCAACTACATCGAAGGAGTAATGCACCTAAACCAAAGAGACCAGGTCTGGATCAGAATAAGCAAAGACGCATACCAAAAAGGACTACGACTAAAACACATAGGAGAAGTAATAAAACAACTATTCAAGGAGCATTTCCCAATAATTGAAAAATGCGATGTGTTGTTGATAACAGATCCAGAGAAGATCAAGGAAGAGTTAGAAAAGGCAAGAGAGATCTACAAAAAGAGAGATGAAAAAACAAAATCGATAAGGGAAGAGGATGTTGATGTTTTCTATGGATGTATCATGTGTCAGAGTTTCGCTCCAACCCACGTATGCGTTATAACCCCAGATAGGCCATCTCTCTGTGGAAGTATAAACTATTTAGATGCGAGGGCTGCTGCTAAAATAGATCCTAATGGGCCGATATTTGAGATTAAGAAGGGAGAGTGTTTGGATGAAAAATTGGGGGTATATAGTGGAGTTAATGAGGTTGTTAGAGAAAAATCACAGGGAAGTGTTGAAGAGATGGCTTTACACACCGCATTAGAAAATCCATGCACGTCTTGTGGTTGTTTCGAGGCAATTGTCTTCTACATTCCAGAGGTTGATGGATTTGGAGTAGTTCATAGGCATTTCAGAGGAGAGACGCCATTTGGATTGCCTTTTTCATCTTTGGCAGGGCAGTGTAGTGGTGGTAAGCAGGTTCCTGGGTTTGTTGGTATTTCTATTTCTTATATGAAGTCGCCTAAGTTTTTGCAGGGTGATGGTGGTTGGGAGAGGATTGTTTGGTTGCCAAAGGAGTTGAAGGAGAGGGTTAAGGATGCGATTCCTGAGGGGTTGTTTGATAAGATTGCAACTGAGGAGGAGGTTAAAACCACCGATGAATTAATAAAATTCCTAAAAGAAAAAGGACATCCCGTCTTTAAGCAGGAGGAAGAAAAAGAAGAAGAAAAAGAGGAAGAAAAAAGTGCAAAAGTTGAGAAAAGAAGTGTTGATGAAGAAGATAGTTTTGAAGTTGGAGAGTTGATTGCTAAGTTAGCTAAGGATGGAGGAGTTCAGATCATTATGAAGAATGTAAAAATAACAATAAACTTAAATATGAGAAGATAA
- a CDS encoding Lrp/AsnC family transcriptional regulator has product MLDRVDLKILKILNDNARKSFREIGRELGISEGTVRNRVKKLTEKGIITGFHATIDPKNLGFEVVAILGLYIKPSKVDETLSKLKELDEIVELYQTTGEYDAVCIAVLKDIESLGKFLAEKIYPLVNVNGCKVTIVLRTFKNGSKIPL; this is encoded by the coding sequence ATGCTTGATAGAGTAGATCTAAAAATTCTGAAAATTTTAAATGATAATGCAAGAAAATCATTTAGAGAAATCGGAAGAGAACTCGGAATTAGCGAGGGAACAGTAAGAAACAGGGTAAAAAAATTAACAGAAAAAGGAATTATAACAGGATTTCACGCTACAATAGATCCAAAAAATTTGGGATTTGAAGTAGTGGCAATACTCGGTTTGTATATAAAACCCTCAAAAGTTGATGAAACACTCAGCAAACTTAAAGAACTCGATGAGATAGTAGAACTCTACCAAACCACAGGAGAATATGATGCAGTTTGTATTGCTGTTTTAAAAGATATTGAAAGTTTAGGAAAGTTTTTAGCCGAGAAGATATATCCTCTTGTTAATGTTAACGGATGTAAGGTAACGATAGTGTTAAGAACCTTTAAAAATGGAAGTAAGATTCCATTATAA
- a CDS encoding V4R domain-containing protein yields MDKELLHKKVKKDLENLINDNPPERTLGNLIPLSIFQAVRIGVLTTGCGIEAIIYNIGKDIGREVISKYVDESNLFESFADILSKAKIGVLEVKKIDENEMILVLKDCISCHNVPNVGTTLCHFEAGLIAGTLEEKLKRKVNVVETKCCGKGDEYCEFLVKVEEKIYW; encoded by the coding sequence ATGGATAAAGAACTTTTACATAAAAAAGTTAAAAAAGATCTTGAAAATTTGATAAATGACAACCCACCAGAAAGAACGTTAGGCAATTTAATCCCTCTTTCGATATTTCAAGCAGTAAGAATTGGTGTTTTAACAACCGGATGCGGTATTGAAGCAATAATTTACAACATTGGAAAAGATATTGGTAGAGAAGTAATATCAAAATATGTAGATGAATCAAATCTGTTTGAAAGTTTTGCAGATATATTAAGCAAGGCAAAAATAGGAGTTTTAGAAGTAAAAAAGATAGATGAAAATGAAATGATCTTAGTATTAAAAGATTGCATCTCATGCCACAATGTTCCAAATGTTGGCACAACATTATGTCATTTTGAAGCTGGACTTATAGCCGGAACTCTCGAGGAAAAACTAAAAAGGAAAGTTAATGTTGTTGAGACAAAATGTTGCGGAAAGGGAGATGAATACTGCGAATTTTTAGTAAAAGTTGAGGAAAAGATCTACTGGTGA
- a CDS encoding endonuclease III domain-containing protein, producing MSEGSYIKGKEKLLFKIYKVLLDSYGPQHWWPAETRYEVVVGAVLTQNTSWKNVEKAIRNLKNKDLIDEIKILNIDEDVLKALIKPAGFYNIKAKRLKNITKYIVENYKTTEDMARANKDVKELRKELLSIKGIGPETADSILLYALDKESFVIDAYTKRIFSRLNIINEKMSYDEIKKLFETNLPKDLQIYKEYHALIVEHAKRVCKKNPLCDNCPIKKVYICDGNYKR from the coding sequence TTGAGTGAGGGGAGTTATATTAAAGGAAAGGAAAAACTATTATTTAAAATATACAAGGTTCTGTTAGATAGTTATGGCCCGCAACATTGGTGGCCTGCTGAAACGAGATATGAAGTCGTGGTTGGAGCAGTGTTAACTCAGAATACAAGTTGGAAAAATGTAGAAAAGGCAATAAGAAATTTGAAAAATAAAGATTTGATCGATGAGATTAAAATACTAAACATCGATGAAGATGTTTTAAAAGCCCTCATAAAACCTGCAGGATTCTATAATATAAAAGCAAAACGGCTTAAAAATATAACCAAATATATAGTAGAAAATTATAAAACAACGGAGGACATGGCAAGAGCAAACAAGGATGTTAAAGAATTAAGAAAAGAATTACTTTCAATAAAAGGCATTGGTCCAGAAACAGCAGATAGTATTTTGTTATATGCCTTAGACAAGGAAAGTTTTGTCATAGATGCATATACAAAAAGGATATTCAGCCGATTAAATATTATAAACGAAAAAATGTCCTATGATGAGATCAAAAAATTATTTGAAACCAATTTACCAAAAGATCTGCAGATATATAAGGAGTATCACGCATTGATTGTTGAACATGCTAAAAGAGTTTGTAAAAAGAATCCCCTTTGCGATAACTGTCCAATTAAAAAAGTATATATATGTGATGGAAATTATAAGAGATGA
- a CDS encoding RNA chaperone Hfq, which produces MNKPAKKPQQKKVIQNFEYARRLNGKNVKIFLRNGEVLDAEVNGVSNYEIMVKVGERNLLIFKHAIDYIEY; this is translated from the coding sequence ATGAATAAACCTGCAAAAAAACCACAACAAAAGAAAGTTATCCAAAACTTCGAATACGCAAGACGATTGAATGGAAAGAATGTTAAAATATTCCTAAGAAATGGAGAAGTTTTGGATGCAGAAGTTAATGGGGTTTCTAACTACGAAATTATGGTAAAAGTAGGGGAGAGAAACCTATTAATATTTAAACATGCTATCGACTACATTGAATATTAA
- the ehbP gene encoding energy-converting hydrogenase B subunit EhbP has protein sequence MPKMVLLPKMTMALGGYIRETLFPYEGDDIKPFPFRNIIVGNPTNEPIKMDVPVYSEDWIEKHRKLGLIVVPVKEDDDFVGLFYKVKSLVNSKSEDNRTDQSD, from the coding sequence ATGCCAAAAATGGTATTACTTCCAAAAATGACAATGGCACTCGGAGGATATATTAGAGAAACTTTATTTCCATACGAAGGAGATGACATAAAGCCCTTTCCATTTAGAAATATTATCGTAGGAAATCCAACTAATGAACCAATAAAAATGGATGTTCCAGTTTATAGTGAAGATTGGATTGAAAAACATAGAAAACTTGGATTAATAGTTGTTCCAGTTAAAGAAGATGACGATTTCGTTGGTTTATTTTATAAAGTTAAATCACTTGTAAATTCTAAATCAGAGGACAATAGAACAGATCAGAGCGATTGA